The following coding sequences lie in one Cucurbita pepo subsp. pepo cultivar mu-cu-16 chromosome LG13, ASM280686v2, whole genome shotgun sequence genomic window:
- the LOC111808092 gene encoding dof zinc finger protein 1-like, with translation MDTPPWPQFAGGGVVVKQMEGGESSSSSKAGNININNVNININNNNNNGNLLERKARPQKEQALNCPRCNSTNTKFCYYNNYSLSQPRYFCKSCRRYWTEGGSLRNVPVGGGSRKNKRSSLSAPVDKKINGSDQNPKMIHHAHQDLNLAIFPPNNNNPISSPSSTTSSSHLFGSFMAPPPPPPPAASAAGVFNGAGGFGFNELKPSSLSFSLDGFESGGGYGNHHHHQDHQDQTAVMFPIQDLKQSNGSDEFEQNRGGGRHGGDNSSGGFWNGMLGGGSW, from the exons ATGGATACTCCTCCTTGGCCACAg TTTGCAGGTGGTGGAGTGGTTGTTAAACAAATGGAAGGAGGTGAGTCGTCGAGTTCTTCAAAGGCTggtaatattaatattaataatgttaatattaatattaataataataacaataatggTAATTTGTTGGAGAGAAAGGCAAGGCCTCAAAAGGAGCAAGCTTTGAACTGTCCGAGGTGTAATTCGACCAACACCAAATTCTGTTACTACAACAATTACAGCCTGTCTCAGCCGAGGTATTTTTGCAAGTCTTGTCGGAGGTATTGGACGGAAGGTGGCTCTTTAAGGAATGTTCCAGTGGGTGGCGGCTcaaggaagaacaaaagatCTTCACTTTCAGCACCAGTTGATAAGAAGATCAACGGCTCtgatcaaaaccctaaaatgaTCCACCATGCTCATCAGGATCTCAATCTTGCAATCTTCcctccaaataataataaccctatttcttctccttcttctactacttcttcttctcacCTTTTCGGTTCTTTCATggcgccgccgccgccgccgccgccggcgGCTTCGGCGGCCGGAGTCTTCAATGGCGCTGGTGGGTTTGGATTTAATGAGCTGAAACCATCAAGCTTAAGTTTTTCCCTGGATGGGTTTGAGAGTGGCGGTGGGTATgggaatcatcatcatcatcaagatCATCAAGATCAGACGGCTGTTATGTTTCCAATTCAAGATTTGAAGCAAAGTAATGGGAGTGATGAATTTGAACAGAATAGAGGAGGAGGTCGGCATGGAGGGGATAATTCAAGTGGTGGATTTTGGAATGGGATGTTGGGTGGTGGATCATGGtaa